The Spinacia oleracea cultivar Varoflay chromosome 2, BTI_SOV_V1, whole genome shotgun sequence DNA segment TGGCCTTCAATCCTCCCTTTCAGCTTCTATAACCtccaaatttaattcaatttaattcaatgaagtaattaattaatttattcaaTTTCTAATTTTCTCCTCTTCTCCCTCCACCTCCCCTTCCAATGTAACTGAATTGAGTTTGTCATTTAACTCGTAACATCCCTTTCAAATTCAACATCCCTTATAAGTACCTCATTTGCAGATACTCACTTGGATTGCATTTCTCATCCCAAACTATTAAGCCACAATTGAACGTTGTCGGCTGCCTCAAGATTTCCGGTGACTTTCTATCTCTTTCACTCTATTTTAAGTTGAATTCcatttatatgtatatatgagCAGTTGATATTTTTTACTGCTGGTTCATAATTATTATTGAAATCAATGTGTAGAATTCAGCAATAAGATATTCTATCAAATGATTGGATTATAAGGTGAAAATGGACCATGTTAAACAAGGGGGTGGATGAGAgagtgttttaaatttttggaaaatggtttcAGTTATGAGAGACTATTTTCTACAATTTTAGACAGCAAAATTATTGATCCATCTTAGATGAAACCATTCTTTTGCGGGTTTAAAGTGGCATTCTCTTTGTAAATATATGCATTCATAGGTAGATTGccgttattttttattttaagcaTTATAATAGCAGCTTGTGTAATTGTGTTTCATGTAACTTATCATTTGTTTGAAAATTTATAGTTTctccctcaaaaaaaattcaagtttcaagtgaGTAAAAGCCCGTGCGAAGAACGGGCCCAAAAGCTAGTTAAATTTCAaactccctcaaaaaaaaacttataatcATACGTGGCATCAACCAACCAATGAGGTACTCCCAAACACGTAAAGAAACCCAACCAATTTACCAAACTAAAAACTTTGCAGTTTGCACTTCTCAGTCTCCTCCCACGCAAACACACTCAACTCACTCACAGAAAAAAGCAGGAGAGAACTCAATCAAGCAACAAATTTCATGGCAAAGCATAAAAAACAAACCCTATTTCCACTTAATTTAGCATTGCTAATCATTATAATTGCAGTATCAAGTGCACAAATTGCAGAATGTTTGAAAAAACCAGAAGCATCTGCAAGAAAACAAGATATACCCTTTATCAAATGTCAAGTTTGTCAAAAACTTGCTTCACAACTGTATTCTCAAGTGCAGAAGAACAAAGATGCTCAGATCTCACCTAAAAAGGTTGTTAatttgtttttagttttctgGGTATTGTTGTATTTTGTGAAATTTTTATTgggttttattttaattttgaaaattattgaTGTTTGGGTTTATTGGGGTTTTGATTAAATTGCAGATTACTGAGTATGAGGTTATTGAGATTGTTGAGAATGTATGTAATTTGAAGAAGGAAGAATCTGATTGGATTTCGAAAATCGACATTGTTGAAAAGGGTGATCAATTGGAGGTAAATTTCTATCTTTTGGGGGGCTTTTATGATTTTGTTTGCTTGAATTAGTAGATTTAAGTTTTAAAGCTGGGTTTTTTAATTAGTAGATTAAGCTGTGTTTCTCAATTCGAAATATTGTTGAATTTGCTTGATGATTGAGTATTATTGTATTGTGGAgttattgaattttgtactgagTCTTGGATTCAGTATTTGTACCTTTTGAATTATTGAGCTGTGTTTCCAATTCTTACTGTTTTTTGTGAAATCTTTACAAGTCGAGTTCAAAGCTTAATCTTTCAATTTTAAGCTGAAAGATGTTGAATTTACTTGATGATTGAGTATTATTGTATTGGGGTGAGGACATTTGCGTCCTGAATATTGAACGCATTTGTTCTATTTGATTGCCAGCAAACCAGTCAGTTCCTTTCATTCATTTTGTGATTCCCACAAAGGTGCATTAGAGCATCTCTAATGGTaagctaatttttaaattagcTTATCATGCCACGTAATATTTCAAGCTATTTTCCTTTCTAGCTAGTTAGCACCCTAGTGGTTAGCTACTAGCTTGATATTTAATGTAGTCATATTTGTCAatcaatatttaaatttaatttaatttaaaattatttcaTTAGACAAGTtttttcaagcaaattagcttaaataagctaatttgcttggccaagctaatttattattccaactccaatggtcaagctagtagcttggaatttctaaaaattgcaagcaagtccctagctacaaccattggagatgctcttacaAGCCTTTATATATGCGGCTGAACAAACAATGAACCCTAGGTCATTCTTGTTGTGTCCAATCAAGTAATGATAGCTATCCTAGGACATCACATGACACTAACAGACAAACTTAGTCATGTGACAGAATCAACATAGAAAGTAGCATAAAACTAGGACAAACAGATCAGCAATTTGTTGTGGACTGGGCTGACAATTGGCCTTCTTCTTTCAACATGCGGAGTTGTTGAATTGTGTAGGGAGTTTTTGGATTCAGTATTTGTACTTCGAATTATTAAGCTGTGTTCCTATTCTTACTGTTATTGGTGAAATCGTGTACGAGTCGAGTTCAAAGCTTAATCTTTCGATTTTCAGCTGAAAGCTTGTTGAGTTTACTTGATGATTGAGTATTGTTGTATTGCGGAGTTCTTGGATTCAGAATTGGTACCTTTTGAATTGTTGATGTGTGATTGTTTAATCAAGTGATGAGAAGGTAACTGAGGAAGGAGTCATAAATCTTCGCATTGCATTATGTTTAGAATCTCGATTTTCTCTGTCACAAAAGATATTGTTCGGATAACAAGCTCATGAACAGCCGGGTGCTTGAATTCCTAGCTTATTAATGTGAGAGTAATGTCCAATGACTAATGATCATGGTCTATTACTCATTATACTCATTTGGCATGCCAGGAACCAACacaagttggtggagttggcggggaactcaccttgtgacttggaggtcacagGGTTGAGCCCCATCAGTTGTGAAATGCTTGGTAGTGGATCAAGCGTAGACGAGTTGGTTAAGTAGGGTAACTTCTCTTacctaataaaattaaaacgtgGCATGCCAAGGAGAAATCTAagagaaattaaaatattaaaagtgATGGGTGCTGATAAATGATTTCCCATTGAGGGATAATGCTTGCTATTTCCCCCGAAATAAAGTTTCAAGAGATTTTTGAGGGACGCATGTCTTGGACTCTCTAGGATGAGGTGTAGCTTTAGTAATAGAGTCTGTTAGTCAGAGTTGTCATTTTACCTCAAATACTCCTGTTGGATTCTCAATAGTTGGGTATGGGTATGGATGGAAACATATTTGTTAAAAATCTTGCTTTTCAAATACATTGTTTTTATTTGCATCGATGGCTTttgtatgtaattttttttattgatataTGTGAAAAATAATTTGTTGGTAGGGATATCAGTATGATGCTTCAAGTAGCAAATGATGCATCCAGTTCTTACTTCTTAGTTGTTTTTATTTAAACTCTGATCCTGTACTGATTCAGTTACCTAACTGTACTACAATTTCTTAAAACTTCATTAAGTTGTCAAACTCTTTTTTCTGTCTTTAATAATATTTGAATATTTCTACATTTTACTTATTGCTTTCAGCTAGTTGATCAAGATGTTGAAGGACATTGCAACTCAAAATGCAAGACTATCGAACGGGCATGTCAAGAGGTTAGTTTGAGCCTGAAATCAATTTTACTTCTTGATTATTTGTAATCAGGATAGGTTGGAGTTTCATGATTTCGGAATTGATCTTGTTTTTTCAGTGactaatgtttttttttattatttcctGTTTGATGCAGATTGTTGGATTTTCAGACACTGATATTGCTGAATACATATACGCTCGGAAGCCTCAGCTTGATTCTTTAGTAAATTATCTATGCAAGGACCTCACTGAAGCATGCAATAAGAGGCCACCTCCTGTGCCAAAGGTACGCCATGTTCTTTATTCTTTAGTAAATTGTGCTTGGCTGGTtcttttcatttcattttcGTGAAAAAAATAGGAACCTTTTGATTTGAAGCATACCAATTGTCATTGTTcttaagaaaaaaataatttattcaatgatttatatgaaatgtatttccCACCATCCACTATATAAGGCCTTCATCCCCAACCACTGTGTGTAAAGGAATTAATGGTAATCCAAAAAACATTGATGATTCAAGTTCATTGGACTACGGAAATGGGTAAACCGGTAAAGGTTGTCTTTCAACATTTCAGTGCTCAGAGACATTTTTGTAAAAGACGAGAAGTTATCATCCTCTAGTTTAGTTTAGACTTTAAAGAGCGTGTGAACTGAATTTTCTGCTAATACTGTGTAATGGCACACAGTTAAAATGATGTACAACGATGTACAGAAAATGGAAATGATACGGATTTGTTCccttcaccttattcttattgcGTATTAGATCAAACTAGAAAACTTAGACTAGATCAAACtagaaaaagcaaaaaacacCAGACTACACCACAAACTAGAAAAATTAAGGCCTTAGGGAGTATGACATTGCAATGTCCCTCTGTTGAAGTTTCCAAAATGTTGACAATGTCCCTCTATGGAAGTTTCCAAAATGTTGACAATATGAATAGAAGAGAACAAGACTTCATAAATAATCGAGACacttttgcattttttttttgggtgcgaatgagccataaaggcaatataaattacaaatagggGTGGggagattcgaacctgagacctgtCATGCACATTCCCTCAGTGTTAACCACTAAGTCAAGACTTTATTGGTTTTGCAAACATATTCTAAGTCAAAAGTTTCTTTGTGAGACTCTGATGTTGAATCTTAATGAACTTCGTCACAGGATAGGGTCCCAGGGGAACCATTTGTCCCGAAACCAGCCAAAGAAGCTGAAATGGAAAAAATGATGAGATCCATGCAGGTAAGAGTCACATCCTTTACCACTCACTcctcccattttcctttgtttCTCTTAAATCCCTCATGAGTATCGATACTTTTCTGTATTATAGGGTCTACCAGGAGCACCGGGGATGAAAATGTATTCCAGGGAAGAATTGACGAACAACATGCAAAACCTTGGCGGTGAGGATGTTGATGttgatgaggatgatgatgacgaCGACGATGAGGCACAATTCCGATCAAATTTGGTACGTtcatgtttttttattttttatttttatcaggGTCTTGAATTGGTTAATGACTTGATTTGACTTATATATCTTCCATTTTGGCCCTCTTAGTTTACTTCTTGCGTTTTGCAAACCTTTTTCGTTGAACTTTCTTTACatatttttttgtccttttctGTTTTCTCTCAAAGCTTTCTCTAACCTTTTCATTAGTTTCCCCCACAAAACTTTTTTTCCTCTTTGTCTTTTCTTGGCTCccttttatataatattttcaaatgtcttattttatttgtttgtccttattattttatttatttttctttcgtttttaactttacttatttttcttatcccttatactccctccatttctttttgatgtatccatttggaatctggggtggtttttaagaaatttGGAATCTtagtttgtatgggtataagtgtaatgattgggtgtaagagaaatgattgggtgtaagagattataataaataaaggagtgagaaaataataaagaaataaggtaagagagaggagtgataatgatgagtgataaaggaggtgagagagtgggtatatggggaagggaaaagaattaaatattatgcgtggggaaaattaggtgggaatatgggtagaatctttaggtattttggtaattagatagaaatgtaagggtattttaggataaaatgtatgtccaaaaatagaatagattctaaatggatacaacaatatgaaacgcttaaaatggaaacggatacaacaataagaaacggagggagtattatttttctttgatatttttctttgttttactttcattaatttcactttctccctcttccttgtttattctttttactTCCCGCCCCTTTCTTGTTTGATTGGTCACAATGGCGATCTCCTATGACAATTCATGTTACGTGACCCCAAATCATTTGGGGACTAaggcttttgttgttgttgaattgGTTAAAATCCTCTCTCCTGTTGTGTGTACTGAGGTTCATGGCTGCAAAACCAGGGAAAAGCTTTCAAGGAGAAGGcgaagaaaaaaatcaaaaaagatgattggaaaGAGACGGTGATGAAACAGGTAACAGATACCGGAAAAACTCTTAAGAAACACGCGAATAGAGTCTCTCACCGGCTAAGAAAATGGTGGAGATCGAAAACAAGTGCGGCGCCTAAGAAGAAATCAACAGGCAACAAGGCAGAACTTTAAGAGTACTTACTGATTCAAAACAAGTCACCAGTTTTcgtttcctttctcttttctttgtATTTTCAGAGGCATTTATATATAACAAGGACACTATTTGAGAGAATTAGAATTTCATAAGTTCCATTTTTTCTGAGTGTGaaaaaatattgaaaaatgTGATGAGAAAAAGTGACATagaattaaatcataagtttaGGCGATCGTTGTATACTTCTTGTCAACCAAAACATCTGTTACCATACTATGAATGAAGTAGAGGTGTAGAGGTTCTATCAGCTATTACATCCGCTCGTAAAAGTTTTTTTACGCCTTGAAATAAGTGTTTAAAGAATGAAACATTGGCCTTAAACTCTCACTGTTAATATTATCAtgtaggatcttgttagattaatCTCGGTATGTATTTTTAGAATATTATCTATTTATCATTTTGTCACATACAGAGtatgaaattggatatattagtagttaaatacgGCATTAAAGTATGTGCAATTAGTAAGTGATAATAACTTCAAGAAACAGTGGTATCATTACTAAAcaagaaaagaacaaatacactTTACAGTTCTACCTCTATTTATTATACCctactccctctgttctcgaatattagtccctttggcattttgacactattcacaattgaatAGAATCTTCTCATTTCTTTCCAATATGTACTTCAAAACATATTTATGTGAGATCTTATTTTGTCCGTAttaatgtgtagtttaacaatatcaaatttttatatttttctaacatacgtatttggagatatttacgtttaactATTAAGTTGAAACGAGTTGAAAAATCAAAACaagactaatatttaagaacggagggagtataaactTTTAAACATCTGACTGTAATACAATCTATCAACAAATAGTTTCTAAAGTCATTTTTGGAAATTCCACAACAATTAGTAGAATTTTGGTGTTTTACAAAGGGAATTCCTAATGTGTACCATGGCCATAGGCACACATATTTTGATTTTCACATATTTTGGCATGAATCGCGTGCATAAATACTAGAATTACAGTAAACATACTCCTGGAAGTACATCACAACTTGATAAACTCCTGGGTAGTATATCTctgataataattaataacatgTAATCAGACTAATCTTCCCCTCAagggaaaaaaatcaaaaaaaaaaaaacagactaATCAATATTGAAGTATACATCAATACATCATTTACTGATACAGAGAAGCCTGTAATGGTATCGAACATGTCGTTGCAACTACCTTGCACTGAAAATGGGTTCAACATCAGGTCTCGGTTGGGATCGTCTCGTATATTTGAGCAGCAAAGCCTCGGAAGAAAGCCCTGGTACTTTCAGATCCCTGCATAGTTTCAGAAAAACTTAAAAGGCTAATTTACAGCAACATCATAAAAGAAGAAACGCTTTCAGATCCCTGCAGAGTTTCAGAAAACTTACTTAaaagtagacctgtcaaaaatcgacccgaccagAAAACCGACCCGGACCAAAAATATAGGGTCTTGAACAAGACTTTGTGACCCGTAAACCGATTTTATCCAAATCCGA contains these protein-coding regions:
- the LOC110799490 gene encoding uncharacterized protein produces the protein MAKHKKQTLFPLNLALLIIIIAVSSAQIAECLKKPEASARKQDIPFIKCQVCQKLASQLYSQVQKNKDAQISPKKITEYEVIEIVENVCNLKKEESDWISKIDIVEKGDQLELVDQDVEGHCNSKCKTIERACQEIVGFSDTDIAEYIYARKPQLDSLVNYLCKDLTEACNKRPPPVPKDRVPGEPFVPKPAKEAEMEKMMRSMQGLPGAPGMKMYSREELTNNMQNLGGEDVDVDEDDDDDDDEAQFRSNLGKAFKEKAKKKIKKDDWKETVMKQVTDTGKTLKKHANRVSHRLRKWWRSKTSAAPKKKSTGNKAEL